The Haloplanus salinarum genome includes a region encoding these proteins:
- a CDS encoding 4Fe-4S dicluster domain-containing protein gives MAIDPNFERTRERVDERDGVAVWGPVEPPEKRGIHGTHVAVDFDICLADGACLEDCPVDVFEWVDTPDHPESEIKAHPTYEDQCIDCMLCVDVCPVDAIDVDPSRENRV, from the coding sequence ATGGCCATCGATCCGAACTTCGAGCGGACCCGCGAGCGGGTTGACGAGCGGGACGGCGTCGCCGTCTGGGGTCCCGTCGAACCGCCGGAGAAACGCGGCATCCACGGCACGCACGTCGCCGTCGACTTCGACATCTGTCTCGCCGACGGCGCCTGTCTGGAGGACTGTCCCGTCGACGTCTTCGAGTGGGTCGACACGCCGGACCACCCCGAGAGCGAAATCAAGGCCCACCCGACCTACGAGGACCAGTGTATCGACTGTATGCTCTGTGTCGATGTCTGCCCGGTCGACGCCATCGACGTGGATCCGAGCCGCGAGAACCGCGTCTGA